One segment of Agromyces albus DNA contains the following:
- a CDS encoding DMT family transporter: MLVGFVPERGAVRPRSRGLLLAVGAGIGIGGFYITIDQTSDESGVVPLLLARGVTTTIMVIVIGVLAIVAVSRRAAREMRDERMPQPAVIGVGEANAGAGAPASGDAARWLRYASRFAGRYSTTGLLAVACGVVDVVANGLLLLGIRAGDLSVAAVLGAMYPAGTILLAAVVLKERIAPVQWAGLVLALTAAGMLALA; encoded by the coding sequence GTGCTCGTGGGCTTCGTGCCCGAGCGCGGAGCGGTGCGGCCGCGCTCGCGAGGCCTCCTGCTCGCGGTGGGCGCCGGCATCGGCATCGGCGGCTTCTACATCACCATCGACCAGACCTCGGATGAGAGCGGCGTCGTGCCGCTGTTGCTCGCCCGCGGCGTCACGACCACGATCATGGTCATCGTGATCGGCGTGCTGGCGATCGTCGCCGTGTCGCGTCGGGCTGCACGCGAGATGAGGGACGAGCGGATGCCGCAGCCTGCGGTGATCGGCGTGGGCGAGGCGAATGCGGGCGCGGGGGCTCCGGCATCGGGGGATGCTGCGAGGTGGCTTCGATACGCGTCCCGCTTCGCCGGGCGCTACTCGACCACCGGACTGCTCGCGGTCGCGTGCGGCGTGGTCGACGTGGTCGCCAACGGGCTGCTCCTGCTCGGCATCCGCGCGGGCGACCTCTCGGTGGCTGCGGTGCTCGGGGCGATGTATCCGGCCGGCACGATCCTGCTCGCCGCCGTCGTGCTGAAGGAGCGCATCGCGCCGGTGCAGTGGGCGGGCCTCGTGCTCGCACTCACGGCGGCGGGCATGCTCGCGCTCGCGTGA